From Salvia splendens isolate huo1 chromosome 3, SspV2, whole genome shotgun sequence, a single genomic window includes:
- the LOC121794289 gene encoding RING-H2 finger protein ATL79-like has protein sequence MRKVPSIGARIATAMAEFNSHLSPPPSLPASKVAAAPESHPGAAVRCDAQKCPWWPYSSSKDFKANTALIIVVLLCALTCALAFNAGIRYIVRLHCRRRRREEGEIDKGVPDPGLSYAEGMKLAGEETECIICLADFAVGEKIRVLDKCNHGFHLNCIQKWLISHSSCPTCRTNCSTPSPP, from the coding sequence ATGAGGAAGGTACCTTCTATAGGAGCACGAATAGCAACGGCGATGGCGGAATTCAATTCACACTTATCCCCACCGCCATCTTTACCGGCCTCCAAGGTGGCAGCGGCGCCTGAATCGCATCCAGGGGCAGCGGTGAGGTGCGACGCCCAAAAATGCCCGTGGTGGCCGTACTCTAGCTCGAAGGATTTCAAGGCGAACACGGCGTTGATCATCGTGGTGCTCCTGTGCGCGCTGACCTGCGCGCTGGCGTTCAACGCCGGAATCCGCTACATCGTGCGGCTGCATTGCAGGCGGAGGCGCCGCGAGGAAGGCGAGATCGACAAGGGGGTTCCAGATCCAGGTCTGAGTTACGCGGAGGGGATGAAGCTGGCAGGGGAGGAGACGGAGTGCATAATCTGTTTGGCGGATTTCGCAGTGGGGGAGAAGATCAGAGTTCTGGACAAATGCAACCATGGATTCCACCTCAATTGCATTCAGAAATGGCTTATTTCACACTCATCGTGCCCTACTTGCAGAACCAATTGCTCAACCCCATCGCCTCCATGA